A portion of the Cryptomeria japonica chromosome 5, Sugi_1.0, whole genome shotgun sequence genome contains these proteins:
- the LOC131078517 gene encoding pathogenesis-related protein PR-1 yields MKTPLVLLLLVGLIISVANATRPLQKTPGNSSLEYYNGGGGARCRNNSECTAFMNMQNSARAEVGEEPFAWDHKVESYARWWAEQRREDCQLLHSDGPYGENIFWGSGSDWTPVDAVQDWLEEKEYYNYESNSCESGEMCGHYTQIVWNNTQVIGCARVVCYSGDVFMTCNYHPPGNYIGERPY; encoded by the coding sequence ATGAAAACTCCCCTTGTATTATTGCTTCTAGTGGGTCTTATAATCTCTGTTGCTAATGCAACCAGGCCTCTTCAAAAAACTCCAGGAAACTCCAGCTTAGAGTACTATAATGGAGGCGGCGGAGCGCGTTGCAGAAATAACAGCGAGTGCACGGCCTTCATGAATATGCAGAATAGCGCTCGGGCAGAAGTAGGAGAGGAGCCTTTCGCATGGGACCATAAAGTTGAGTCTTACGCCCGCTGGTGGGCAGAGCAACGAAGGGAAGATTGCCAGCTGCTGCACTCGGATGGGCCCTATGGCGAGAACATTTTCTGGGGTAGCGGCTCAGACTGGACTCCTGTGGATGCTGTTCAGGACTGGCTTGAAGAAAAGGAGTATTATAATTACGAGAGCAATAGTTGCGAGAGTGGTGAGATGTGCGGCCACTATACCCAGATTGTTTGGAATAACACCCAAGTTATAGGGTGCGCCAGGGTTGTGTGTTACAGTGGTGATGTTTTCATGACATGTAATTATCATCCTCCTGGTAACTACATTGGTGAGAGACCATACTGA